In one Petrotoga sibirica DSM 13575 genomic region, the following are encoded:
- a CDS encoding ArsR/SmtB family transcription factor: MATVYEEQAKVFKAFCDETRLRILQLLRSGEKCACVLQEQLNLGQSGLSYHMKILVESGVAESRKEGKWTYYTISEKGSAYAATLLKRLTTPKAVEKGNNCCKTMPSNDNFKTEKHIEII, from the coding sequence TTGGCAACTGTTTATGAAGAACAGGCAAAAGTATTTAAAGCGTTTTGCGATGAAACACGTCTGCGAATACTGCAACTACTTCGTAGCGGTGAAAAATGCGCTTGTGTTTTGCAAGAACAGTTGAATTTGGGGCAGTCGGGACTTTCCTACCACATGAAAATTCTGGTTGAATCAGGGGTTGCAGAGAGCAGGAAGGAAGGGAAATGGACATACTACACAATTAGCGAGAAGGGCAGTGCCTATGCCGCTACTTTGCTCAAAAGGTTGACAACCCCTAAAGCGGTTGAAAAAGGAAACAATTGCTGCAAAACCATGCCCTCTAATGATAACTTTAAAACAG